A window of the Bombina bombina isolate aBomBom1 chromosome 3, aBomBom1.pri, whole genome shotgun sequence genome harbors these coding sequences:
- the SP7 gene encoding transcription factor Sp7, translating to MWSRYVTQQRHDVIAHRVEQRTGAPSETVFKVMGVKDEVRYVSSPLAMLTAACNKFGGSSPIRDSPTSAKSVKKSYSPNNEFCATKLMGDGYSSTYLGGSSLMTQCGTPPAPSSYGGDYGSFSHSFPSSSGCQDPKSLSTAECVPGVYTSLDMGHPYGSWYKTGIHHPSISSSPPGTGSSWWDVHPNTNWLGNQSQTDGLSASMSTVTSSAGMGTQYSAEYTTLTPATFSSVGFSSISPSSSPSPSSHLLSPSQHGLNPDIYKPKLLGTNALMEGQGPLKPQRGTSYGNTGRPSCDCPNCQELERLGTSAAGLKRKPVHSCHIPGCGKVYGKASHLKAHLRWHTGERPFVCNWLFCGKRFTRSDELERHVRTHTREKKFTCPLCSKRFTRSDHLSKHQRSHAEQPGAKEGAVQGDGGAVEGPREVTGPAEGSPASGSQERASSSPGQGGLLEI from the coding sequence GATGAAGTCCGCTATGTATCGAGTCCTCTAGCCATGCTCACTGCTGCCTGCAACAAATTTGGGGGCTCTAGTCCCATCAGGGATTCTCCAACTTCAGCAAAATCAGTAAAGAAGTCATACAGTCCCAACAATGAATTCTGTGCCACTAAACTGATGGGAGATGGATATTCTTCAACATACCTGGGAGGGAGTAGTTTGATGACACAATGTGGAACACCACCTGCACCATCAAGCTATGGGGGAGACTATGGGTCTTTCTCTCACTCATTTCCTTCTTCCTCAGGGTGTCAAGATCCTAAAAGCCTCTCAACAGCAGAATGTGTACCAGGAGTGTACACCTCTCTTGATATGGGACATCCCTATGGCTCATGGTATAAAACAGGCATCCATCACCCCTCAATTTCCAGTTCTCCTCCAGGTACTGGGAGCTCATGGTGGGATGTGCATCCCAACACTAACTGGCTTGGCAACCAATCACAGACAGATGGTCTGTCAGCCTCCATGTCAACAGTTACAAGTTCAGCAGGCATGGGAACCCAGTATAGTGCTGAATATACCACCCTGACCCCTGCCACATTCTCTTCAGTAGGTTTTTCCTCAATTTCTCCTTCATCGAGCCCTTCCCCTTCATCTCACTTACTTTCTCCTTCCCAGCATGGCCTAAACCCAGACATCTACAAGCCCAAGCTTCTGGGCACCAACGCTTTGATGGAGGGACAAGGACCTTTGAAGCCCCAGAGAGGAACTTCATATGGCAATACTGGACGCCCATCTTGTGACTGCCCAAACTGCCAAGAGCTGGAGAGGCTAGGTACTTCAGCTGCTGGTCTAAAGAGGAAGCCAGTTCATAGCTGTCACATCCCAGGATGTGGAAAAGTGTATGGAAAAGCATCACACCTAAAGGCTCATCTGCGCTGGCATACAGGAGAGAGGCCATTTGTTTGTAATTGGCTGTTCTGTGGCAAACGTTTCACACGCAGTGATGAGCTAGAGCGACATGTTCGTACTCATACACGAGAGAAAAAGTTCACATGCCCACTATGTTCCAAGAGGTTCACACGCAGTGACCACCTCAGCAAACATCAACGAAGCCATGCTGAGCAGCCTGGGGCCAAGGAGGGAGCAGTACAGGGAGATGGGGGAGCAGTAGAGGGTCCACGAGAAGTGACAGGACCTGCAGAAGGTTCTCCTGCCAGTGGCAGCCAGGAGAGGGCGTCTAGTAGCCCAGGGCAGGGAGGGTTATTAGAAATATGA